From one Neovison vison isolate M4711 chromosome 1, ASM_NN_V1, whole genome shotgun sequence genomic stretch:
- the ATP6V1G2 gene encoding V-type proton ATPase subunit G 2 yields MASQSQGIQQLLQAEKRAAEKVADARKRKARRLKQAKEEAQMEVEQYRREREQEFQSKQQAAMGSQGNLSAEVEQATRRQVQGMQSSQQRNRERILAQLLGMVCDVRPQVHPNYRIAV; encoded by the exons ATGGCCAGTCAGTCCCAGGGTATCCAGCAGCTCCTGCAAGCCGAGAAGCGGGCGGCTGAGAAGGTGGCAGATGCCAGAAAGA GGAAGGCCCGGCGTCTGAAGCAGGCGAAGGAGGAGGCACAGATGGAGGTGGAGCAGTACCGTAGAGAGCGGGAGCAGGAATTTCAGAGCAAGCAGCAGGCG GCCATGGGCTCCCAGGGGAACCTGTCGGCTGAGGTGGAACAGGCTACAAGACGCCAGGTGCAGGGCATGCAGAGCTCTCAGCAGAGAAACCGAGAACGCATCCTGGCCCAACTTCTTGGCATGGTTTGCGACGTCAGGCCCCAGGTCCACCCCAACTACCGGATTGCTGTCTAG